The DNA window cccccttgggatccctatatatagtgagggtaggagggcctcttgagacacacctttgcctttggtgcagccctccctctctcccaagtccttctcctctcccgtggtgcttggcgaagccctgcaggattgccacgctcctccatcaccaccatgccgttgtgctgctgttggatggagtcttcctcaacctctccctctctccttgctggatcaaggcgtgggagacgtcaccgggctgtacgtgtgttgaacgcagaggtgccgtgcgttcggcacttggtcatcggtgatttgaatcacgacgagtacgactccatcaaccccgttcacttgaacacttccgcttagcgatctacgagggcatgtagatgcactctccttcccctcgttgctagtctctccatagatagatcttggtgatacgtaggaaaattttgaatttttgctatgttccccaacacatatGACATAGGTTTTTGCTTGATATACCCAAGTAAAGGTGTTGTTTGTGGGTGTTGCTTGAAGAACACGTCGCTTGCCCCGAGCTTTGTCGTGCGGTTGTATTACACAAACACCCGCAAGCTAACTACTTCCTCagtctcataatataagagcgttttttacACTAGATAACTAAAGCACATGCCTgagatgatgatatttgtcaagaagaacaagaaatcagtttaaaatctatacctactattaaagggaatagaTATTCTTAATTTGGTTTAGTCCTTTATATTTAGTTTACACACGTTAAGCGATCTGGGCCAGCTACTTGTATGTTGATGGGCCTTTTATGGGCTTTCATAGAAAGACCGTGAAAAATAATTGGGTCAAAATAAATCAACATTGTGGAAATTGAACACAAGACCTCCTGTCTATCTCTTAGATGTAACAACCAAAGACTTATGCACCTTCCATATTTACTAATCCCAACTCACTCTAAATATACGAGTGGCAGTCATcatgtttatttatttatttttgtgagAAAATGAGTTGATATTAAAACGGCCAAATTACTGAAAGGCCCACACAGAAAAGGAAATTACAACCAAGCCCCTCTGCAACCCGACTACGCCGGCGCCGTGGACGAGCCGGTGACGCGCCGTTCGCCGCTCGCTGACGCCTTGGATCGAAGCAGCCCCTGGGCGGAACGGAAAGTCTCTAATCAACGGTCCCTGAGGGTCTACATCCAtggccgtcgtcgtcgtcgcacTGCTCAACATCGTCTTCCTTCTCCAGATCTTCCACCGCCGGAACCGCCATCCCTCGATCTCCGGCACGGGGGAATCGTGCACGGCCTCTCCACCGAGCAGCGAGCACGAAGAAAGGAGCTGGTCCACGGCGGAGCTCCACCGGAACTTCGCCGTCGAAGGGGAGACCAACACCTGCAAAAAGCTGACCCAGTCACCCCGCCGCCTCCACGACGCCACCGGCTGGCTCCCTAGGCACTCCTACACTATGTACACACTGCAAATCGGGCCTCCCCCGTCCTCCCGTCGCCGGAGCGTCCGGCGGATGGCGAGGGAGCCGCCGATTCGGCAACGGCGAGGTGGAGAGCCCGGGGTTCGCACAAATCGCCCTTCGTTCCTGTAGATGGGGAAGGGTGAGGTCCAAGGCTCATGTTTAGGGAGAGCTAATTAAGCGAATGAGCTAATAAAGAAAGGATTGTGGGCTTAAATATAATATTTAAATGAATGTGGCTAATTAAAGAAAGGATTATGGGTAAATCGGTGGAATAACTATTAGAAAGATTATGGTATTAATAAATCCTACATCAAGGATTTGAGGTAAAAAGGTAGGATAATTAAAAGAAAGGATCTATAAGCTTTAATGTGTTGGGGCTACTAAATTAGAAAAGGAAGATTTGATTACCGACTAAAACGGGTAAGGACTTCATGGTAATTAATGAAAGGATCATACTTAAATGCCATTAAAAAGAGCTTGTATTTAAATGAAATCAGTGGGACATTACGCCCCGCAAAGAAAATATGAACACGACTAAATTGCGATGTATTTTTTATGTTCATTTTGTAGAAGGACGATGTTGCGTTGCAATATGTCCTTCATAATGAATCCAATGCTGTGGGACATTATGCTTGTGCAAAACATCAATTttccccgttgcaacgcacgggcatatgtgctagttaATAGATCAAGAAAAGAAAGCAAGCAACATCATCATCGATCGGTGCGCGTAAtccaaaaccaaaagcaaaagaTTCTTCTCTAGAAAAAACCGGAAGTTCAAAACAACCTCCACGTAACAAGAACTTGATCAAAAAGTCATCCAAAAGTATATTTTTTAATATCAATACAGACACAATCGCTCATATACTCACCCCTataaacacacacacgcacaccctacctcTATGAGCACCTCCAAAAGATTAAGCCAACATGTCATCTTAAAATTTACGTAGTCACCGTATGTGCTACATCCAAAAGTAAATGAAGCCCACAATATGGACCGGACTAGCAATAGAACAGAGGACGACAAAAATACGGAACAGACTCAATATTATAGGTGTATTGATGAATGAAGGATATAAAACGAGAACAGGGCAGTGTCCAAATGGTCCGGGTCGCAGTAGTTCGACCCCTGCGTGGAGCGAATTCCTGTATTTCTCTCGCTAAGGAGTGATCTCGAAAAGGAGTTAAGGAGGCTCCTAAAATTCCTTCGAGTGGCATTTTTTGTCCGTCGCGACGTCCctttgttgttgtttttttggAAAAAATCCCCGCAATCACCTCCTCGCGTCTCgacgtcctcctcctcgctccCGATTCCTTCTCTCCTCGCCGCAGCCCCCGTCCCTGTCCCCTTCTCAAAAGCTCCGCCATCCACGTCCCGTACTCTCTTGGAAAAGCTGGATTTTTTCGACGGGAGGAGCAATTCCGGCTTCATCCGGGCGTGGCGATGCCGGATCCTGCGACGACGCCGATGCAAGCCACCAAGGGCATCGCATGCCCTCTGCCGGCCGTGCTTCCGTGAAACCCTAGCGTCCCGGCGACCATCTCCGAGGCAGTTTCTTTCTGTAGCAGCCAGCCCGAGGAGAAGGCCGGCCCGGACAAATTCTCGGAGCAGTACGCCCGCCACTCCAGCAACTTTCCTCACCGCCATCGTCATCAAGGTCACCCCCATCCTTTAAGAATCGTGATTTTTATTTTCCATAGGAATTTTGACTTTAACTAGCAAATATGCAtgtgcattgcaacgggagacAAAAAATTATGGCTAACCAAATAAGTATGACTCAATATCCTGATATATGAGTGTACTCTATTTTCACATAGTGGTTCACCATGTTGCTATTTTTTTCTCACCTTAGCCGATGATGGCCGCGATGTTCACGTGATCACAATGCACTCGACGTGATAAATTCCAAGGCTATGAGTTTGCCAGTGCATGCCACACTTGTCACTATGTTGCGCAAGGGAacgtttaaaactttaaaaacaAATCTCATTGACCACGAGCTACTCCCAACGCCAAGACATATAAAGACTTTCGAAAGACTAACCAAATCCTAAACATAAAATACTTTTGAATCAGTGAACAGTTTTTCGTAACGACaaatattttttttaatttttgattttctcaaaaaattcatgaacattaGTTTTGTTTACAATTTTTTTTGAATGTATGAACCGGTTTCGTattgattaacattttttgactcgacaaacattttttgaatcgaTGAACTTTCTTTTAAATTGGGGAACAAAATTAAAAAAACAactatttattattattattgtgaAAATTTTCTAAAATTTCAAGGACATTTTTTTCCAAATTCCTGAATATGTTTTGAATACACGTTcattttttcaaaatcatgaacatgATTTTATTTACCGACCATTTTTTACAAATTATGTTTTTTTTATAATTTTGCGAACAGTTTTGCAAAACCACCAACATTTTTTGAATGTGCAAACTTTTAATGATTTTCTAAACATGTTTGAATTCACAtatattttctgtttttttatcaGACTTATTTCCAGAATTAATTTTTTTAACTCGCAACTTTTAGAATATTAAAATCCAGAATTAATTTAAAGATGAAAGAAGAAAGAAAACAGAATgagaaaagaaaagacaaaaatgaaaaatgaaaaaaCTCAGGGGAGTGAAGCCCCACACATGGGCCGGCCCATAAACGCATACATGAGTAGGACATGTGTGAGAAAAGAAAGATAACAATTGTGGAAGTTGGGGATCGAACCCTGGTCTCGCCGATAAAGGGCGATCGGCCAACCACTCCGCTGCTCCTCATTTTATGACCCCTACTCGTCGCGCCCGTATAAAATAACGAATGAGGTGACGTTTTTGTTCCAAAAAAGCGAATCGTTTTTCCACTTACAGGTGGCATTGGTGGGTAATTTTAACCAACTTGAAGGGTAATTTTAATGACGGACGACCAGCCGCTTTATTAATAGGTAAAGATTGGAAGAAGGATAGGAATGTCTCGTTACGAAGTTGGAACGTTCATCCTACTACCTTTAGCAGTCAAGTGGTGCCCTTGTATTTGTAGCCAGAAGTCACAATGTATTCTGCAAAATCCACAGTACGGCTGTTGGTATTTCTTGGATAATGAACCAAGAGTAGTGAAGTTCTGTGAAGCTGTAGTATTATTCAACCTCACCGTTCAGCTAGTAATTAATTTGCATAGAAAGGCTCAGCGGTTCTTCCGTATTAACCTTAACATTCAGCTAGTAATTTCAATTTGTATTGCCAACAGAAAGGTGGGTGGTTCTACTTCTTTGCTTTGCTATTCTAATATACTGTGATGTGTGAGCTGACAATTAACTCGATGAAACTGATGATATACCAAACAACCACATATACTAGATGGCTATCGTTTAACGACATGCGGTGGTTCAGAATCCACCGAGTGTCTGTTGCTGAACTTGGTCATTCTGTCTGAAGCGGCATGCAGCTGTTTATTGAGGTGAGTCCAAGACTCCAAGTCGAGTGAGCAAGCAGAGTAGAGAGAGAGATCAGATGAATAATTCAATTTAGTCCGATGGGATCCTTGGACCATGGCATCTTATGTTGTTATGACAATGCGATGTGTCTGTGTTGTTTTTTCAACAGTCACATGAAGTTTAGATGCCGTTGCACCTGATTTATCTGGTATATTCATGTTTTACAATCATCTCCAGTTTAGTTTCAGGTTTCAGATAACAAAGCAAACGATCTGACTTAGGTGAGTGTTTTGTTTTCACAGGGAAATCTAACTTACTGGCCGTTATCTGTCTGAGAAAAACTCCCTCAccactactacttctcacatagCAAGGGGTATCTACCTAGCTTTTTCCACTGGAGCAAGTCTGCAAGTACCACTCGGTGCTCACCACCACTTCTCTCAGGGCAAGCTATACAGAGGACTAATTTTTATTTGCGTGCTTGTTGTCAGTACTAGGTCAAACCTGAGCGAACCCTGCAACCAATGGCGGGGGTTCTGAGATGCTTTGGCATCCTACGTGACCAGCATGCTCGCCGAGATGGCCAAAGAGGAGGTGGCCATGCTAATCGGTGTGTCCAATGGGATCAAATACCTGGGCATCAAGCTTGGGGACCTCAAAAATTTCCTTGCTGATGCTGATTGGATGAACATCATCGATGAGAATATGCGGGGGTAGGTGGGGCAACTGAAGCGTGCCATGTACCTTGCCACTGACATCATCGACCTATGTCAGCTCAAGGCCATGGAGCAAGGTCAAACCAAGGACAGGGGATGCCTCAACCCTCTGCTCTTTTTCATGTGGAATCCCCTCCACGCTCGCGACATCGGCACCCGCATCAAGATGCTCAACCAAAATTTGGATGATATTTGCAAGAGGGACAGCAGTTTGAATTTCATCAAGATAGAAGCCTATGAAGACCGAAAGATTACTCAATCTCTCGCCACTAACCGCAAAACTGATTCATTGATGGAGCAGTCAGGTGCAGTTGGTGAGAAGACCAAGCAGGACATGAGGGCACCTGTGGAGGTGCTGACAAGGGAGGCAACTGGTGACAAGGGATTCTGGTTCTGTCAGTATGGACAAATCATATGAGAAGAGAAGGCGCAAGCCTCGGAGTTCTCCTCGGTAGCCTTATGCAAGTGAGTGCAACAAGGAAGCTCCATGTATGGCTTATGCTAAGTGAGTTCTCCGAGGTGGCCTTATGCTCGTTCTGCTATCTATGGCACCCCCAGCCTCCATATGTATGGCTTGGCCCTCCGCCACTCAGCGTTTGTACCTCCAGAACTATTGCCAATTAATAAGGTTGTGACTTGTGAGACTCAAAAAAAGGTGACAACGCAAGACCAAATCTTCAAATATGTGTCAGGCCATACTGCAGAGCGCGCAAACAACCAAATATACCTTAACGATCAGAATATATATTTTCAAGGTGCCAAGCACAGGTTTTGATTTCCCACAGGAAGAGACTACGGTTTATTACAAGCGGCGGATGCAGATCGGTAACACGCCCCCCGAGTACCAATAGTTGAATGGTAACGATAACCCTGTGAATAATAGTTCAGATAGGATGATGAAATGCCAGCGACGAGAAGGGCTGGATCAGTTTAGTCCATGGTAGCAGGGAGGTAGACGCGGTGGAAGCTGTTCATGGTGAGTCCCCTCCAGCAGGCAGGGCACCTGTTCTGAGCCTGGACGGAGAACTTGATGCACTTGTGGCAGAAGATGTGGCCGCAGATAGTTGATGACGCATCGACCAGCTCGTCGAAGCAGAATGGACAGCTGAACTTTGGTTCCTCTGAGACCTCCTTCTTAACAGGTGCACGGATTGCCTGCGTTTCCATATATAGGTAGTAGTGATGAGCTGATAAAACTAGCGTAACACGTTACCATGGGTGAAGTCCAGTGTAGTGTTCTTACCAAGTTGCTGTTCGACACTTTTGAGTGGTCATCGCTAGAGTTTATCCCCAGAGATAGTAGTGTGTTCACAAGCTCGTTGGAGGTATCCCCTGGAAAGAAAGCAACGCAAACCAAGCTAATAAATTGGAAGCATGATTTACAGGGCACACTAGCTAGCATAATGCTCTATATAAGATTAATAGCATATAGATGGTCACTGAcagtgaacattttgatatctcaGCTCTGCTCTGGTTCATACGTTATGCTAAGCAAAAGGGAAATTAAGAGTCTGAAGGAAGAAGATACGTCAAGCTAATTCCTAATGGTGGATCTTTAAGGTTAAAATTTCACTTTGATCTTTAAGCTAATTGCAGAAGCTCAGTAAATAAAACATCATGTGCAAATTGCAGTGAGGTAACTGGATGGAGAACCAGGATTATTGCAGCAGATGTTGTTGTCTGCCACAAAAAACATTCAACGATTCGTAGTAAGCACCTTGCGTGACACCAGGTGCCGGTATCATGCCCCCATGAGCATACGCAGTGGAAGATGCTCTCTGCCTCTGAATCTGAGCAAGCGAGGTCACAGCAAACTCGAAATGTGGCTCAACTGGTCCATTCGTCATGTTGTAGTACTCCCACTGCAGAAACAACAGGTGAAAGGTGATATCATCAGAAAAAATGATGAGACAGCGATTTACATGTCGGGTCTAAAccctagctctctctctctcacactcGTGCTCGaacggaggaagaagaaagagggggCAGTGGTGGTTTTCGGCGACGAAAGCCTCGCTGCACAGACAGCGTTTCTTCTCAAGTTCAAACTCCGGCACCCTGCCGTTACAACGAACAGAACACGCGAATATGGTGAATCCTAACGCTTTGCGCGCACAACGCGAATCCCTAGCGTTGCTTATTCATGTGGATGCGTGCCCCTTGCATGTGCATGTTTCTTTCCTCTCTCTCCCTGCACACACGCTGCACATACTGACACATGCATGCCTACTTTATCTTCCCTCTCCCTTCTAATTAAATCACCTTTTATTTTGCTCTGACAATTTAGATGATTCATATCTTTCAAAGCAAAATTGCGTTTTTTAAACTTTTTACATATTTGAATTCGTGGTGCCAAGCCCTTTAGAACAAGATCTGGTTTGGATAcatttgaaaaatatttttgTTTGAAACAGTGAAGAACTTTATAGATTGTAGGTCTGCACTTTGTTAGAAATATTAAAGAACTTTGCTAGAAATTTTATCTGAAGCCGAAGAACTTTGTTAACACGGTTTCTGAACTTTGCCATAAAAAATAGAAGAACTTTATATACACAGTGTGATTGTTAGTTCGTGGTGTGTGAAAGAAAGGAATCCCAAAATATTAATTCTGAATGTGAGATCTTAATTAGCATTCAGGTTGGTTAGGCGCCCAACTAAAAAGTATTGCAGTCTAGTATCACCACCTCAAAACGTGATGAATGCAGCCACTTCTGACA is part of the Triticum urartu cultivar G1812 unplaced genomic scaffold, Tu2.1 TuUngrouped_contig_4902, whole genome shotgun sequence genome and encodes:
- the LOC125528478 gene encoding probable histone acetyltransferase HAC-like 1; protein product: MNRLGGSGIGGADVPPLQHQRREDVMGLGDPMLVALRNNYRQRIMEHARWEVTARLYEGKRVPADWQRGLPELARRVEKVLFEKHPNKWEYYNMTNGPVEPHFEFAVTSLAQIQRQRASSTAYAHGGMIPAPGVTQGDTSNELVNTLLSLGINSSDDHSKVSNSNLAIRAPVKKEVSEEPKFSCPFCFDELVDASSTICGHIFCHKCIKFSVQAQNRCPACWRGLTMNSFHRVYLPATMD